GTGATCGACACCAATTTACATTGGAATATTCAATGACGTCGAACTAAGGTCAAGTCAACTCCTCGACTACATTATTGTTATTTCTGAACCGGAAGTGAGATAATCAGACCCGCAAAACGGGTAGCAGAACTGCGGCGGTTGGGCATGTGGCATTTGAGGCACTGGGAAGGCAGGCAGATCACTCCTGCATGGTGATAGGTTCCTTTTTCAACTTGTTCGAATTCTTTTTTACCAGAGGAAAGTACATCAGCTGCCCGTTTTTCAAACTCGGTTTTGGGTTCGTGATCAATATTCATTGCTTCGGCATTGACTGAAATCCAGCGAAACTGGATCTTCCGCTTACGTTGCATTTCCTCAAACACGTCATCCAATACGCTGGAAGGAATCGGTAGCTTTTCATCTTCACGGTAATATTTGCGATGTACAATCAAAAGTGTCGAATGCAGGGCTTCGTGCAAGAGCCGCGCCTGCTCTCGCGCCTCTTTTAAGGTCGTCAGTTTCTGCTCACCGTTTTGCTTGTGAGGTGAAGCAGTTTTCTCAACACAGATTTTTTCTTTTGTCGCTTTTTCAGCAGCAAATCCAACTATCGAAAAGCCCCCTGCAATCACCCCTACCAGTAGTAGAAATCGCAATGGACTGAAATTTAACTTCATGGATGCCTACTCTCCTGTTGATCTTTCAGACAATTTTGGATATTTTTATCCAATATAGAGATTATAAAAGTCCTTTGTCAAGAAAAACCTGTGAGGCCGTTTCAAGTTGAGTGGAGAAAGATTCAAATCGGAAAGTAAATGATAACGTTTCTCGACCATGTAAACCGCATCTACTACAGAAATTGTCTTTTAATAACAAACAGTTCCTAATCTGCTCTCGTTCATTCTCGATTTTGAAATAGCTACCATCGCTCTATGTTTATGTATATAATAGCTGTAATATAAAAACCATTTCTCGCGCTTATGTGTTATGTCTAAACCTCACGATATCAATTCTTTTCTCGAGTTATTAAGGAAGAGTAAGCTTCTCTCAGAGGATGAAGTTCGCGCTGCCATTGACGAATTGAGGCTGGAAAGCTTTGCTACTCCCAAAGAAGCAGCTCAAAAACTGGTGACCGAGAACGTATTGACCCGCTATCAAGGTGAGCGTCTGCTTTCAGGACGGACCCGTGGCTTTTTTATTCATAACTATAAAGTCTTGGAAATCCTCGGATTCGGGGGAATGGGTAGCCTGTATTTAGCTGAAGATGTGGAAACGTCAGTGCCAGTCGCATTGAAAGTGCTGAATGAAAAATGTCGCAACGATACGGGAATGCTCACTCGGCTGAAACTCGAAGCCACTGCCGGTAAACGTTTACAACATCCGCATGTGGTACATACAATTGATTTTGATGATACGGGCGCCATCTGTTACATCGCGATGGAGTTTATCAAAGGAATCAGCTTGCTTGAGTTGGTTTTACTCAAACAGAGATCGCTGCCAACTCCGCAGGTTTGTGATGTCATCTATCAAGCGGCATTGGGCCTTGAAAACGCTCATCAGGCAGGGATTGTGCATCGCGATCTGAAACCGGAAAATTTGATTATCGACGCGGAAGGATTCGTAAAAGTTCTGGATTTTGGTCTGGCTCTTCTGAAGGATAACCCCGAGGCAGAGTTCTCGCTGGCGATGATCTTTGGACATGGCTGCGTAGGCACACCCGATTATATCGCGCCCGAACAATCCAGAGACGGGCAGTCTGTAGATGCCCGCGCTGATGTCTACGGTCTTGGCAGTACGATGTATTTTCTGCTGACTGGAAAACTTCCGTTCCCTAAAGGAACCGCTTCTCAGAAGATTCAAGGACATCGTGAGCAATCACCGAGGTCAATTGCTGAAATCGCACCGAAAGTTCCAAAGGAAGTTGTCGCGATTGTAGAAAAAATGATGGCGAAAAAGCCAGATGACCGTTTTCAATCGATGGCTGAATTAGCTGCCGCATTAAAACCATTTGCCAAACGAAAACCAGTCGAGTTTCGGTTTAACAAAGTTGTCTCACAGCGCGTGCGTGAAGCGAAAGCGCGAAATGCAATCGCTCAGTCGAGTATTGCCAGTCCCCAACTTTCCTCGCAAATTGCAACAGCCAGTCGTGTTGCTGAACAGGCACACGAAAAAACGGTGGGGCTCGAACGCATGAGGGGTGGCGATTCAGAATTCTCGAAGAGTGGACTGCTACGTCAAGCGATGCCGATCACATCCACAGACTTGATGGCGCAACAAACCACTGCAGCTATGAATGATCAGATTGATACAGCAGAACTCGTTTCCCTCGATGACCAACAGCGCTTCACCCTTGCCCAGAAACGGCTCGTGCTAGGACGGAATGCGAACTGTGACATTCACCTGGATCGTCCCGGCGTTTCGGGGGAACATTGTGAATTCCGCTTTGAGAACAGTAATTGGGTTGTGACGGACTTAAACAGCAAAAACGGGATTGAAGTCGGAGGCTCTCGGGTTCAGGAACAAATCCTATTTCCCGGTGATACGCTCACGATTGCTGCTACATACTACTTCGAATTCGCGGATCCCAATCAAAGTCCCTCCAATGGCAAACACAAAAACATGCTCATCGCTGCTTCTGTCCTGGCAGGTGTTTGCCTGATTGGTGGGATCGGCTATTGGCTGCTGTCGAAGTAATTTCCCTGGAAAGTATTGAATCGATGCCGAGAAATTTATTTCGATGTTAAACTAGCCGCTATCTGTTTTGCCACCTGCTTACCTAACATATCGTATCCTTTGCTGTTAAAATGGACGTCCTTGGGATTCTGCGTCTCAGATAAATGAGGAGTGATAAAGGTAAACAAATCGTCAATCTCAACACCCTGTTTTTTCATCACACGCGCTGCGATCGCGTTCTTTTCTTCGAGTGCAATTTTCATCGCTGGCCCCTCTTTCCAATCAGCGGGAATCGGTGTACTGCTGGCCCAGATCAATTTGGCTCCTGTTTTCTGTAAACGTTCTACAATTGTTTCCAGACGTGATTCATAATCAGCCGGTGGTGTGCGTCGATCGTGAATACCGAAGTTGAAGTGAATCACATCCCAATTCCCCTTGCCAAGCCAGACATCGAGTTTTTTCAAGCCTGTTGCCGTCGGTCCACAATTGGCCGGTGCGCGATGCACGTTTGCTTTGCCTGCAAGTGCTTTTCGTGCGGCCAACGTGTAACCTCGTGAAACAGAATCGCCAATCAATAAGATACAAGGGAGCTGGGGATCATCGGCAACATAATCCCAAGCGGTCACTCTTCCCGCTAGTTTTTGTTTTTTATAAATTGGCAGATAAAAGGAACCCAGATTCTCTTCCAGTACCGTTTCCCAGGCTTGCTGCTCAGGTGATAAAGTGATTTTCCAAGACGCAAATTTTTTGTTCAATTCGGCAGTTTGTTTTGCTTTTTTCGTAGCCGCTTCCCTGGCATTTGTCGGTTCTGATTTCTTGTCATTACCCCAAATTGGAGTTACGATGCAGCTAGTGCATATGCAAAACAAAAGATATAACCGCAAATGCTGAATTTGTGTGGACATGAAGTGTTTCCTGAATTCAATCTTTATCATTAACAAGACGATTAATTACTCTTCATTTCAGAATACCGCGAGTGTCCAGTCGTAACAATCTCGGCTGCAAAATTCTTTTCAAACCGGTTCTATCAAGAATCGTGTCAACGGAATATTAATCAATAAAAGTCTGCTTCATCTTAATTGAGGATCTTATCGTGTCGCACAATTTTCGCTCGAAACTAAAACAAGGTGAACTACTGATATCACCAATGGTCACGCTATCTTGTCCAGAAACTGCAGAGATCCTGTCTGAAGCAGGCTATGACTGGTTATTTTTCGATGCTGAACATAGTACGTATGCCGCATCTGATTTGCAGACAATCATAGGACGTGTGGCACATACCTTACCCTGTCTCGTCAGGCTCGCTGCACCAGATGAAGTGCTCATCAAAAAAGCCCTGGATCTCGGTGCAGCCGGGATCATTGCCCCTCAAGTGAATACTCCTGAATTAGCGGAAAAAATAGTTTCATACGCAAAGTACTCTCCTCAGGGAACTAGGGGTGTCGGACTGGGTCGTGCACACGGTTATGGCTTTGCTTTCGATGACTATCTCAGTTCTGCTAATGACAATACAACTGTGGTTGTGCAGGCCGAACATATTGACGCAGTGAATAACATCGAACAGATTGTAAATGTTTCTGGAGTCGACGCCGTTTTGATCGGTCCTTACGATCTCTCTGCCAGCCTCAAAAAAATCGGCGAGATCGATCACCCGGATGTGGTGAATGCCATTCAGCATGTGACCGAAGTTTGCCAAAAACAAAACATGCCACTGGGGATTTTTGGAGTCACCGTAGATGCCATAAAGCCCTATATTGAAAAAGGGTTCACACTGATCACAGTCGGCGTTGATACAGTCATGTTAGGACAGGCAGCGCGAAAAATGCTGGGACAATTAAAGTAAATCGGAATGAATCATGATTAAGACACGCGATGCGAGTACAGCAGATCTTCCAGCGATCGTCGATATTTATAATCAATCGATTCCCGCCGGTACAGCAACGGCGGATACAAAACCCATCGAGGTCGCTGACCGCGTACAATGGTTTGAGCAATTCTCACCCCAAAAACGTCCGATCTGGGTCGCTGAGAATGAAGCAAGCCAAATCGTGGGCTGTATTTATCTGACTTCTTTTTATGCCGGTCGTCCCGCGTATGACAAAACAGCAGAAGTCAGTCTTTATCTCGCCAACTCACACCAGAAACAGGGACTTGGTTCGTTTCTGTTACAAAAGATGATTGATGCCTGCCCTGACCTGGGAATCACAACACTGGTTGGCATGCATTTCGACCATAACGAAGGTACCAAGCACTTAAACAAAAAGTTCGGTTTTGAAGTTTGTGGCCACCTGCCCGAAATCGCTGAAGTCCACGGACAGAAACGCGGGCTATTGATTTCACTTCTGCGAATTCCACAAGTGGAATAAAAGTGGGAATTTACTCGCTCTCCTCTTTATTGGAATCACCTGGCTTGATTTCTATTTGGTCTTCACTTTTTGCTTTGGTTGTGACCAGTGGGTACGCTTTAAATGCGTCTGCTGCAAGTTCGAAGGCGCGGCCTGCTGCAGTAAGCACGAAACCACCATTCGTTGCGGAATCCTTCTCATAGGCAAGCAGATATTTATCATTTTCCTGACCGGAGTTTGTTAAATATGCATCCCAGATCACAACGAGCTGCCCCTTTCGAACCATTTCCTGTATTGATGGCGGAATCTCAACAACAGAAACGGAATCAGGAGGAACAATGCTTGTTTGCTTGGGTGGTGGCGGTGGATTGTTCATGAAATCGATTAATGCATCGAGGTTTGGTGGAGATTGTTCACGCACTCGGTGAAATTCATGATAAGCCAGACCCAATATTTGTAACTCGCCTTTGAGAGCACTTTCGTTCTGATCTGGCTGACGAGTTTGCTCTAAATAAACTCCTATGCATACAACAATCAGTAACACAATTACCAGTGCTCTGACCGTTAACGGCGTTCGACTTGAATTTGTTACTGGATCTGATTGAGGAGGAGTTTCTTCTATTTCTTCATGTTCCTTCGAATTCATCATGACCCTCAAAAACTTAATCACAGAATACAGCAGTTAAAGAATAACATTGTTATCAAACATAAATAAAACGACTCAATTTACTCTACTCAGAAATCTGTCTGAATACAAGAATAGGAAAATAAAGCTTGAGTACATCTAGCGCAAACTAACGGGAGCGTTGATTTTGCCAAAGATTCCAGTAAGTTCGCATACGACGGGCAAATGCCTTTGGCTTTTCTGCATAGACACGGTCTGCGATTTCGAAAGCCGCGGATTGCAGTTCTTCTCGCTGCTGTTTGATCATTTTTAGAAGCAGATCGATATCAGTAGAAGTTTCAAGTACTCTTTCTTCATTTTGTACAAGTTGAGTCATGACTGCTAAATCATGGTCGTCTCCCAACAGATCGTTTAATCGATCCAACTCAACGATACGAGCTGAAATCACCGGTTGCCAGAAATCGACTATGAGCCTCATATGATAAAGATGATTTTTGCTTGCCTTGCGACAATCGTGTAACAGTTCATCATTCGGATGGCGATGGATTTTTTTTAAAGCTTTCGCGCCTTGTTGGTATGTTTGTTTCAAACCATGTGAGATGATTTTCTCCACCGCTCCTTCGATCTTCCAGTTTCCAACTGAGTCTCGAGCTTCTTCAAGTTGCTCCGACAGTTTTTCTAACTCTCGATCCAGATCAATCCATTCTTCAACAATATTTTGCCTGCGGATTAGCAACTTCCTTTCGAACTCAGAGAACAACGCTTCATGTCCAGAATCACTAAAACGCTTACTTAGTTTTTTAAGCGATTCTAACATTGATTCCGCATCTCTCACACGAGACAGTCTGCGGCCAGCAGCACTATACCAGATATTGAGGCGGGAAAAGTCATCACCTAATCCTGAACAAACAAGGCGAATCAACCCACGCAGTTTCTTAAACTGTTTTCGAACCTCATGAATGGCTTGATGTCGGTCCCGTTTGGGGTTCTGTAACTCACAAATGGCCTGGCTTAGTTGCTCTTGTGCAATCCGTTGAACTCCACTCGCCAGAGATTCCTCTTGCTTGAATTGGTATCCCATTACAAAATCCGCATTTTAAAATTATTAGGACAGAATCAATAGAAAAAATCTCATGAATGCGTTGTTGATTCTACCCAGTGCATCACGCACACAATGAGTACGCCCGAGATGGCAAACCCACTAATGACAGGGATCACGGTACCATTATAACTGTGTCCGATGAGTATACCGCAGGGTACGGAAATTAAAGTTGAGATTGCTCCTGTCACAGCGGCTCCCATTCCGGCAATATGCCCAAGAGGTTCCATAGCCATTGCATTTAAATTTCCATACATAATACCAAAGCAAAACAGAATTATCATCATGTAGAGCATAAGTGACCATAGCGGAGGATGCCCTGCCATAGAAATGACATATAGAAAAAAGACCAGAGAGATTGTCGTGGAAAAACGCTTAGACCAACGCGACAGGTTCTGCATCCCAAAACGCATGACAAGTCTTCCATTTAGAAAGGAGGCACTGCCGATGCAGAGAGCTAGAATCGCAAAATAAAGTGGAAACATCGTCCCTAATTGATATTGCTTTTGAAAAATCAGTTGAGCCGAACTCAAATACCCCAGAAACGCACTGGAAATCAAACCCAGCGAGATCGTATATCCCAAAGAAACTCGATGAGAACAGACTTCAAAAATTCCTTGTTTGATTCGCGCAAAGGTAAATGGGATCTGACGATCGACTGCCAGGGTCTCTGGCAACCTTGATGCGAACCAGATCAATGTCAGAATTCCACAAGATAACAATGCAGCAAAGATAGCCCGCCAGTGTGCCACGAATAAAATCCCTTGTCCCAAAGCCGGTGCAATCGCAGGCACAAAAATAAAAATCGTCATCACAAACGAGAGCACCCGGGCCATTGCCGGGCCTTCATATTGGTCGCGGACAATTGCCACAATCACACATCTTGGTGCTGCCAGCCCCAGCCCCTGTAGAAACCGTCCACTGAGCATGACTATGAGGTCTGTTGAAAATAGAGAGCACAAACATCCTGTCAGAAACAGACTGAAGCCCAAATAAATTGCTGGCTTTCGACCCGTTGTATCCGACGAAGGCCCATAAATTCCCTGCCCAAAAGCCAATCCCAAAAACAAAATTGTGACAATCAACTGACTATCATTGACTTCTTTTGCACCCAGGTCCTGACCAATTTCGGTTAATGCAGGCAGCATCGCATCAATTGACAAAGCCACCAACGACTGCATCAGTGCCATCATTGCCACAAATTCGCCAAATGGTAATGCCGCTGTTTTAAGTTTGTCGTTCAAGGAAAATGATTTTCTGAAAAAGTCTCATCCATGTCAAAACACATGCACGGCGCATGCTGTTGAATCATACAGGCTCTCTCTAAAAACTAAAGACACTCAAGTTCTTTAAAGGTTCCTCTTGCTCAATTAATGACGAAACCTTATCTTTCGCGTTGAGAAGCTGTTCTATCATCAACCACAAATTAAAGAGAGATCAAATGCAAAGTGCAGAAGGTTGGCGTTCCATATTGGAGAATTGGCCGGAAAGTATCCCCAAACAGGGAATCGTTGTGACTACGTTCCAAGAATCGATTCCTTTTCAGAATTTTTTACTTTCAAGTGGAATTGTGTTATTTGAACGCGATAAGCCAGACTCTCTCGGCGCACGAAAAGTCATGCTTTCATACGAAGCGATCAGCGCTATCAAGCTCGCGGACACATTGGAACTAGCACGCTATCAGGTTATGGGCTTTCAACCTGCCATGTAATTCACTGGCAGTCGGGCTAAGTGACTGACATCCATCGAGAAAGTACGATCGTAGGAATCAGCAATGCAGCCGTGAGAATTGCGTACTGTGGATTGGCAGTCCAGACAAAAACAATGATTGCGTTCAACATCACGTAAGAATAGAGCATCGTCTTGACAGCGATTTGAACATTTTGAGGAACTGGACTCAATATTGCTTGTATCAGACGACGATTGATTGTCAACACAACCACTCCCACCGCTGTCAGTAGCATTGTCAAATTAAGTTCACGTGGCCAGGGATAAGTTGCAATCATCCACACCAGTGCTGCCAGCCCCGAATTAATAACCAGTGTACCACCGAGCAAGTGCCCGCGATGACTGTTTTTTGCTTCCATTCTTGCAAACCAGGTAAGGCCGACAACGTATAATCCTAAAATGGCGGCGATTCGCAATTGAGGTTTGACCCAGAGATTAATCTCTCGCGCAACAGCACTGGCGCCTAACATGACATTTAGAAATCGACAAAGTCCCATCACGAGTGGACCGAGGATTGTTCGTTTCAATATGCTATCGTAGCCCAGAATGGCGACAACCAACAGGCTGGCAACAATCAGGCTCTGTTTCCCTACCGTCTGTGCAGCTCCGACCCCCGCCAACATCAGCAACCCTCCCAGAACTGCCGCATGCTGTGTCGAAATCCGTCCAGAAGGAATAGGGCGTGAAGGTCTTTCTTCTGTATCGACTTTGCGATCGAACACATCGTTGAAGACCATACCTGACAGATACAAGCTGGCTGAAGCGACAACCAACAAGGCAAATTGAATGGGAAGCTCAAATGAGTTATGTGTCAGTAGGTAGCCAAGAAGAATATCGGACATCGCTGTAAATACAGCGGGTAGCCGCATCAGTTGAAAATACGTAAGCCACTTTTTCATGATGATTGAGATTCTTCGGAAACTTTGTTAGCCCATTCCTCAAGTTGCTGGTATTGACGTTCGAATTCTGGTGTGGTTGCCTGCATGGGGCTTTTAAAGAACGAACTTAAATGTGACATGACCCCAGATCGATCTCCGCGACGCCATTCACGCTCAGTAAACCGTACTAAATCGAGCACTAAAGGCGCTGCGAGAATTGAATCTGTTCCTTGCCAGGTAAATTGCAGCGACATTTTAGTATCCAGGAATCCTTGAAAGTGAATATGATCCCAGGCAGTTTTCCAGTCTCCCATGGATTCGATATATTCAATCGACACCAGTGTCTGTGGTTTATAACCAAGAATTTCTGTCAATAGATGATCTTTGGAGTGAACTTTGTTTGATTTATTGACTGGATCATCAAGGACTTTGCCATCCAGATTTCCGAAAATATTGTGCCCCACCCAACTCATCACGTTCAAATTACGGTGTGCAAACATCGGCGCGAGAACACTTTTCATCAATGTTTCTCCCGTCTTTCCATCGCGTCCCGCATGCAACACATTCTTCTCTTCAGCCAATTCAACCAAAGCTGGCAAGTCGGTGCCTGCTGAAGGTGTGAAGTTGATATGTGAACAGCCAGCATGCATCGCAGCGATGGCATAAAGCGTGCTGGCGGGAACCGGAGACGTTTCTGCCGACGCCAGTGCTTGTTTTAATTCATCCAGACTGAGTGTCTTTGCAGACTCCTCGACGGGAGGTTCTGTCGAAGCCAGATTGACAACAATGACATGTGCCAGATCGTGCTTTTGCTGGAATTCAGAAATATCAGCTGACAAACGTGAAATCGTGTCTTGCAAAGTTTCCTGATCGTACTGTTTCACCGAATTACCGGCCAGGGATCTAATCGTATCCCCGACATGGATGAGTGTTCCTGGTTTTACATTTTGATCGAATGCCTTCAATTCTGATTCGACTGACTGCAATAAAGCAGGATGAAATACACCGGATGTTTCGCTGAAATGTTTGGCAGCGTCAACAAAAGATGTGTCACGAATTTCATGACCGCCAATGACAAACTGATCCCATTTTGCCAAATTCAACTTCTCAAAAAAAGGGTTTTCTGAGACGAGCCCACTCGCACCTGTTGTACCTTTCTGAAGTGCTGATAAACCAACGGCGGCGGTTGTTGAGACACCACCCCATGCTCCAATGATCCAAATCCCGATACGCTGTTTCGTCATGATGTTGCCTGAAAACTGATAATACTAGATTCAATTGTTATCACTGATGATATAGAGGTAGGTGGGAGCAGACAGATATAAAACTGCTCAACTTTGAGTTGGTCAGAGTGCATTGCTGCTTTCACTTGATGATTATTTCTGTGAGGAAAACTGACTAATCTCGTTCTCATACAACGAAATCAACCATATTTATCATTTTAGTTTCATCTCGACTCGTCACAATCTAAGAATAGTGATTCGGCCGAAAAAATTCCTTCGATAGTATCTGGTAAATTTACTAACTAGTTTCCAGAGTCTTGTCGATCCAGCCCATCAAAGCCTCTTTAAAAGATTCAATGGTTGATAAAGCCTCGCTTTTTGTTTTTGCGAGCTGATCAGGATCCGACACCTCTACCTGTGCAAAATAATAGAATTTAATCTTAGGCTCCGTACCCGAAGGGCGCACACCCAGTTGTACAGTTAGAGGCAATCCTTCGCCTTTCGCTTCAAACATCAGAACATTTCCCTCTGGTTTAGAAAAGGTCTCAGAGGGGGTATTTTCCGGCAATGAGCGAATTTCAAGGTTTTGATAGTCTCTTACACGAGTAAATGTAAGATTTCCCAGTTTTTGCGGAGGAGTCTGCCGAAATGCTTTCATCAATTCTTTGATTTGTTGATTTCCCTCTGATCCTTTACATGTCTTCGAAACCTGTCCTTCCAGATGGTATCCATGTTCAATATACAGCTCATCCAGGCGGTCAAATAAAGTCTTTGACTTGCTTTTCAATTCTGCCAGCAGCTCGCAAACCCAAAGTGCCGCGATCGCTGCATCTTTGTCCCTGCAATACTCCCCAGCCAGATATCCCAGAGACTCTTCCGTACCAAAGACGAATCCCTCTGGACCTTCTTCATCCATCGTTTGGGCAATGTACTTAAATCCAACCAGCAGGTTATTGATGATACGAACATTTGCTTTTCGTGTAATGGCCGCAATTAAGGGGGTCGTGACGATTGTTTCTACGACAAAATGCTCAGGTGTGAGTGTTTGTTTTTCCTGACGCTTTCGGAGAATATAATCGGCCAGTAAAGCACCGATTTGATTTCCCGTCAGATGAATGAATTCCCCAGCATTATTTTTAGCACATACTCCCAACCGATCGGCATCGGGGTCACTGGCTAGAATGATTTCTGAATCGATTTGTCCGGCTAGTTCGATCGCCGGTTGATAGACCTCAGTCCGTTCCGGGTTAGGCAATTGGTCGGGAACATTGGGAAAATTGCCGTTTTGCTCGCACTGGGACTCAAAGCGCGTAATTTTTTCAAAGCCTGCCTGTTGTAACACCTGAAATACAGACGTTTCCCCCACTCCATGCAGCGGAGTAAATAGCCCTTGAAGGTCTCTCGAAGTCGAGTGACTGTGTGAAATCACGGCGTTTCGATATTCGCTGGCAACATCTTCATCAATAATCTTGATTAAACCTTGCTCCACGGCTTGATCGAAGTCAATGATCGGGATTTTGGTCGCTTGATACACTTCATCAATAATACCTTGATCGTGTGGGGGTAGAACTTGTGCTCCTGTTGACCAGTAAGCTTTAAATCCATTATCAGAAGGGGGATTATGCGATGCGGTAATCATCGCCCCGACATCACAGCTGAGGTGTCTGACCGCAAACGAAAGCTCTGGTGTAGAACGAGGTGTTTTGAAAAAGTGAACTGTCAAACCATGGGCTGCGATCACACTCGCAGCGATTCGAGCAAATCGTTCTGAGTTGATACGAGAATCATGAGCAATGGCTGCGTTACCCGTATCGGAACCCGAATAATTCTTGAAGTAAGCCGCCAACCCGTGAGCCGATTCAGCGATGGTTCTTTCGTTTATCGTGGCTGAGCCCAGATCGCTCATCAATCCACGTCGGCCTCCGGTCCCAAACGGAATCACTTCCCAAAAGTAAGTATCCAAAGTACCAAAGTCTTCTGCTTCAATCAGCCTGAGAAGGGATGGCAAATAAGAAGCATACTGAGGTTCAGTAAGCCAGCGTTGTAAGTTTGTAAAAGCAGACTCAGAAAGCTGTTTTTCGGCAACAGCAGCATGAGTCGTTTTGAT
The Gimesia aquarii DNA segment above includes these coding regions:
- a CDS encoding DUF3365 domain-containing protein, with translation MKLNFSPLRFLLLVGVIAGGFSIVGFAAEKATKEKICVEKTASPHKQNGEQKLTTLKEAREQARLLHEALHSTLLIVHRKYYREDEKLPIPSSVLDDVFEEMQRKRKIQFRWISVNAEAMNIDHEPKTEFEKRAADVLSSGKKEFEQVEKGTYHHAGVICLPSQCLKCHMPNRRSSATRFAGLIISLPVQK
- a CDS encoding FHA domain-containing serine/threonine-protein kinase, whose amino-acid sequence is MSKPHDINSFLELLRKSKLLSEDEVRAAIDELRLESFATPKEAAQKLVTENVLTRYQGERLLSGRTRGFFIHNYKVLEILGFGGMGSLYLAEDVETSVPVALKVLNEKCRNDTGMLTRLKLEATAGKRLQHPHVVHTIDFDDTGAICYIAMEFIKGISLLELVLLKQRSLPTPQVCDVIYQAALGLENAHQAGIVHRDLKPENLIIDAEGFVKVLDFGLALLKDNPEAEFSLAMIFGHGCVGTPDYIAPEQSRDGQSVDARADVYGLGSTMYFLLTGKLPFPKGTASQKIQGHREQSPRSIAEIAPKVPKEVVAIVEKMMAKKPDDRFQSMAELAAALKPFAKRKPVEFRFNKVVSQRVREAKARNAIAQSSIASPQLSSQIATASRVAEQAHEKTVGLERMRGGDSEFSKSGLLRQAMPITSTDLMAQQTTAAMNDQIDTAELVSLDDQQRFTLAQKRLVLGRNANCDIHLDRPGVSGEHCEFRFENSNWVVTDLNSKNGIEVGGSRVQEQILFPGDTLTIAATYYFEFADPNQSPSNGKHKNMLIAASVLAGVCLIGGIGYWLLSK
- a CDS encoding SGNH/GDSL hydrolase family protein, whose amino-acid sequence is MSTQIQHLRLYLLFCICTSCIVTPIWGNDKKSEPTNAREAATKKAKQTAELNKKFASWKITLSPEQQAWETVLEENLGSFYLPIYKKQKLAGRVTAWDYVADDPQLPCILLIGDSVSRGYTLAARKALAGKANVHRAPANCGPTATGLKKLDVWLGKGNWDVIHFNFGIHDRRTPPADYESRLETIVERLQKTGAKLIWASSTPIPADWKEGPAMKIALEEKNAIAARVMKKQGVEIDDLFTFITPHLSETQNPKDVHFNSKGYDMLGKQVAKQIAASLTSK
- a CDS encoding HpcH/HpaI aldolase family protein, yielding MSHNFRSKLKQGELLISPMVTLSCPETAEILSEAGYDWLFFDAEHSTYAASDLQTIIGRVAHTLPCLVRLAAPDEVLIKKALDLGAAGIIAPQVNTPELAEKIVSYAKYSPQGTRGVGLGRAHGYGFAFDDYLSSANDNTTVVVQAEHIDAVNNIEQIVNVSGVDAVLIGPYDLSASLKKIGEIDHPDVVNAIQHVTEVCQKQNMPLGIFGVTVDAIKPYIEKGFTLITVGVDTVMLGQAARKMLGQLK
- a CDS encoding GNAT family N-acetyltransferase — its product is MIKTRDASTADLPAIVDIYNQSIPAGTATADTKPIEVADRVQWFEQFSPQKRPIWVAENEASQIVGCIYLTSFYAGRPAYDKTAEVSLYLANSHQKQGLGSFLLQKMIDACPDLGITTLVGMHFDHNEGTKHLNKKFGFEVCGHLPEIAEVHGQKRGLLISLLRIPQVE
- a CDS encoding CHAD domain-containing protein, yielding MGYQFKQEESLASGVQRIAQEQLSQAICELQNPKRDRHQAIHEVRKQFKKLRGLIRLVCSGLGDDFSRLNIWYSAAGRRLSRVRDAESMLESLKKLSKRFSDSGHEALFSEFERKLLIRRQNIVEEWIDLDRELEKLSEQLEEARDSVGNWKIEGAVEKIISHGLKQTYQQGAKALKKIHRHPNDELLHDCRKASKNHLYHMRLIVDFWQPVISARIVELDRLNDLLGDDHDLAVMTQLVQNEERVLETSTDIDLLLKMIKQQREELQSAAFEIADRVYAEKPKAFARRMRTYWNLWQNQRSR
- a CDS encoding multidrug effflux MFS transporter, with translation MMALMQSLVALSIDAMLPALTEIGQDLGAKEVNDSQLIVTILFLGLAFGQGIYGPSSDTTGRKPAIYLGFSLFLTGCLCSLFSTDLIVMLSGRFLQGLGLAAPRCVIVAIVRDQYEGPAMARVLSFVMTIFIFVPAIAPALGQGILFVAHWRAIFAALLSCGILTLIWFASRLPETLAVDRQIPFTFARIKQGIFEVCSHRVSLGYTISLGLISSAFLGYLSSAQLIFQKQYQLGTMFPLYFAILALCIGSASFLNGRLVMRFGMQNLSRWSKRFSTTISLVFFLYVISMAGHPPLWSLMLYMMIILFCFGIMYGNLNAMAMEPLGHIAGMGAAVTGAISTLISVPCGILIGHSYNGTVIPVISGFAISGVLIVCVMHWVESTTHS
- a CDS encoding UbiA family prenyltransferase; translation: MKKWLTYFQLMRLPAVFTAMSDILLGYLLTHNSFELPIQFALLVVASASLYLSGMVFNDVFDRKVDTEERPSRPIPSGRISTQHAAVLGGLLMLAGVGAAQTVGKQSLIVASLLVVAILGYDSILKRTILGPLVMGLCRFLNVMLGASAVAREINLWVKPQLRIAAILGLYVVGLTWFARMEAKNSHRGHLLGGTLVINSGLAALVWMIATYPWPRELNLTMLLTAVGVVVLTINRRLIQAILSPVPQNVQIAVKTMLYSYVMLNAIIVFVWTANPQYAILTAALLIPTIVLSRWMSVT
- a CDS encoding inositol-3-phosphate synthase gives rise to the protein MTKQRIGIWIIGAWGGVSTTAAVGLSALQKGTTGASGLVSENPFFEKLNLAKWDQFVIGGHEIRDTSFVDAAKHFSETSGVFHPALLQSVESELKAFDQNVKPGTLIHVGDTIRSLAGNSVKQYDQETLQDTISRLSADISEFQQKHDLAHVIVVNLASTEPPVEESAKTLSLDELKQALASAETSPVPASTLYAIAAMHAGCSHINFTPSAGTDLPALVELAEEKNVLHAGRDGKTGETLMKSVLAPMFAHRNLNVMSWVGHNIFGNLDGKVLDDPVNKSNKVHSKDHLLTEILGYKPQTLVSIEYIESMGDWKTAWDHIHFQGFLDTKMSLQFTWQGTDSILAAPLVLDLVRFTEREWRRGDRSGVMSHLSSFFKSPMQATTPEFERQYQQLEEWANKVSEESQSS